Proteins from one Candidatus Omnitrophota bacterium genomic window:
- a CDS encoding lysophospholipid acyltransferase family protein → MALYILYRIAHFLVNVLPLKASYGLASFLAYIYYLASRRDRMSIIRNMEIISGGITDPEKLKRMARELYLNFAKYLVDFFRSSKIDAEYVKRFAKFEGIHNLDNALKRGKGVILLSAHIGNWELGGFVISMSGYPVSAVALTHPNKKIDDFFKRQRLAGSLTPIEIGMGLKSCYKVLRSNNVLGLLGDRDFTKNGLMLDFFGKKTLFPKGPSVFSYRLGSAVVPTFITREPDDSFRVVFETPMLTDQNKSEEDAVLELGKKCASIIESYVRLYPTQWYIFKDMWSKDE, encoded by the coding sequence GTGGCTTTATATATTCTTTACAGGATAGCGCATTTTTTGGTGAATGTTTTACCTCTTAAGGCATCATACGGCCTGGCATCTTTTTTGGCGTATATTTACTATCTTGCCAGCCGTCGCGACAGGATGTCGATTATAAGGAATATGGAGATCATATCGGGCGGAATAACCGATCCTGAAAAATTGAAACGCATGGCACGGGAGTTGTATCTGAATTTCGCGAAGTACCTGGTAGATTTTTTCCGCTCGTCAAAAATAGACGCGGAATATGTAAAGAGATTTGCGAAATTCGAAGGCATACATAATCTGGATAACGCTCTCAAGCGCGGCAAAGGAGTCATCCTTCTCTCGGCTCACATAGGTAATTGGGAGCTCGGAGGATTTGTAATATCCATGTCCGGGTATCCCGTAAGCGCTGTTGCCTTGACGCACCCAAATAAAAAAATAGACGATTTTTTTAAAAGACAGCGTTTAGCCGGAAGCCTTACCCCGATCGAGATAGGTATGGGGCTTAAATCGTGTTACAAGGTATTGAGGTCGAATAATGTCCTGGGGCTTCTGGGCGACAGGGATTTTACGAAGAATGGCCTGATGCTGGATTTTTTTGGAAAAAAAACGCTCTTCCCTAAAGGCCCATCGGTTTTTAGCTATCGCCTCGGCTCAGCCGTAGTCCCGACTTTTATAACGCGTGAACCGGACGACAGTTTTCGGGTAGTTTTTGAAACGCCCATGCTTACGGATCAAAATAAATCGGAAGAAGACGCGGTTCTGGAGCTGGGCAAAAAGTGCGCATCGATAATCGAATCGTATGTAAGGCTATATCCGACCCAATGGTATATCTTTAAGGATATGTGGAGCAAAGATGAATAG